From Vigna unguiculata cultivar IT97K-499-35 chromosome 5, ASM411807v1, whole genome shotgun sequence, the proteins below share one genomic window:
- the LOC114183576 gene encoding uncharacterized protein LOC114183576 isoform X1: protein MATKVPQIAILGAGIFVKAQYLPRLFEIAHLFQLKAIWSRTQESATVAVGLARKRFPAVECKWGDSGLEDIIKDGSIDAVAVVLAGQTQVDISLKLLKAGKHVLQEKPAASSTSELETALSSYKSISADAPGRSIWSVAENYRFESGLLECKKLMAGIGKMMSVQVIIEGSMNSSNPYFSSNWRRNFTGGFILDMGVHFIAGLRMLVGCELVSVSAMTSHVDTTLPAPDNISSVFHLENGCSGVFVMVVSSRSPKTLWRIVGLNGTLQVERGFQGEHGYKVSFYGADGPKQSSFFPFNGVTEELKAFINDVSENTLKQKEGQFVAEPRLSFVEGARDVAVLEAMLESGARQGELVQVKKF, encoded by the exons ATGGCGACGAAGGTTCCTCAGATCGCTATTCTGGGAGCTGGTATCTTTGTGAAGGCTCAGTACCTTCCTAGACTCTTCGAGATCGCTCACCTCTTCCAACTCAAAGCCATTTGGAGCCGCACTCAG GAATCTGCCACGGTGGCCGTAGGCCTAGCCCGTAAGCGTTTTCCGGCAGTAGAGTGTAAGTGGGGAGACAGCGGTCTTGAAGATATCATCAAAGATGGATCCATAGATGCAGTTGCTGTCGTTTTGGCTGGACAAACTCAG GTTGACATTTCACTGAAGCTGCTAAAGGCTGGTAAACATGTTCTTCAAG AGAAACCTGCAGCATCAA GTACAAGTGAATTGGAAACTGCATTGTCTAGCTACAAATCTATCTCCGCTGATGCTCCTGGTCGATCAATATGGTCCGTGGCTGAAAATTACCGATTTGAGTCTGGCTTATTAGAG TGCAAGAAACTAATGGCTGGCATTGGGAAAATGATGAGTGTTCAAGTTATTATTGAAGGATCAATGAACAGTTCAAACCCCTACTTTTCAAGCAATTGGAGGCGCAATTTCACT ggAGGTTTCATTTTGGATATGGGCGTGCATTTCATTGCAGGGTTAAGAATG CTTGTTGGGTGTGAGTTGGTTTCAGTTTCAGCAATGACATCTCATGTAGATACGACCTTACCTGCACCAGATAATATATCATCTGTCTT TCATTTGGAGAATGGATGTTCAGGAGTGTTTGTAATGGTTGTCTCCTCCAGATCACCCAAG ACCTTGTGGCGAATTGTTGGCTTGAATGGAACCCTGCAAGTTGAGCGTGGTTTCCAAGGAGAACATGGTTACAAG GTTTCTTTTTATGGTGCCGATGGACCAAAGCAGAGCTCCTTCTTTCCATTCAATGGAGTAACTGAGGAATTAAAAGCTTTTATTAACGATGTATCTGAAAACACCCTCAAG CAGAAAGAGGGTCAGTTTGTGGCTGAGCCCCGTCTCTCTTTTGTTGAGGGTGCAAGAGATGTTGCTGTGTTAGAGGCAATGCTTGAATCTGGAGCTAGACAAGGTGAACTTGTTCAGGTGAAAAAGTTTTGA
- the LOC114183576 gene encoding uncharacterized protein LOC114183576 isoform X2, which yields MATKVPQIAILGAGIFVKAQYLPRLFEIAHLFQLKAIWSRTQESATVAVGLARKRFPAVECKWGDSGLEDIIKDGSIDAVAVVLAGQTQVDISLKLLKAGKHVLQEKPAASSTSELETALSSYKSISADAPGRSIWSVAENYRFESGLLECKKLMAGIGKMMSVQVIIEGSMNSSNPYFSSNWRRNFTGGFILDMGVHFIAGLRMLVGCELVSVSAMTSHVDTTLPAPDNISSVFHLENGCSGVFVMVVSSRSPKTLWRIVGLNGTLQVERGFQGEHGYKVSFYGADGPKQSSFFPFNGVTEELKAFINDVSENTLKKEGQFVAEPRLSFVEGARDVAVLEAMLESGARQGELVQVKKF from the exons ATGGCGACGAAGGTTCCTCAGATCGCTATTCTGGGAGCTGGTATCTTTGTGAAGGCTCAGTACCTTCCTAGACTCTTCGAGATCGCTCACCTCTTCCAACTCAAAGCCATTTGGAGCCGCACTCAG GAATCTGCCACGGTGGCCGTAGGCCTAGCCCGTAAGCGTTTTCCGGCAGTAGAGTGTAAGTGGGGAGACAGCGGTCTTGAAGATATCATCAAAGATGGATCCATAGATGCAGTTGCTGTCGTTTTGGCTGGACAAACTCAG GTTGACATTTCACTGAAGCTGCTAAAGGCTGGTAAACATGTTCTTCAAG AGAAACCTGCAGCATCAA GTACAAGTGAATTGGAAACTGCATTGTCTAGCTACAAATCTATCTCCGCTGATGCTCCTGGTCGATCAATATGGTCCGTGGCTGAAAATTACCGATTTGAGTCTGGCTTATTAGAG TGCAAGAAACTAATGGCTGGCATTGGGAAAATGATGAGTGTTCAAGTTATTATTGAAGGATCAATGAACAGTTCAAACCCCTACTTTTCAAGCAATTGGAGGCGCAATTTCACT ggAGGTTTCATTTTGGATATGGGCGTGCATTTCATTGCAGGGTTAAGAATG CTTGTTGGGTGTGAGTTGGTTTCAGTTTCAGCAATGACATCTCATGTAGATACGACCTTACCTGCACCAGATAATATATCATCTGTCTT TCATTTGGAGAATGGATGTTCAGGAGTGTTTGTAATGGTTGTCTCCTCCAGATCACCCAAG ACCTTGTGGCGAATTGTTGGCTTGAATGGAACCCTGCAAGTTGAGCGTGGTTTCCAAGGAGAACATGGTTACAAG GTTTCTTTTTATGGTGCCGATGGACCAAAGCAGAGCTCCTTCTTTCCATTCAATGGAGTAACTGAGGAATTAAAAGCTTTTATTAACGATGTATCTGAAAACACCCTCAAG AAAGAGGGTCAGTTTGTGGCTGAGCCCCGTCTCTCTTTTGTTGAGGGTGCAAGAGATGTTGCTGTGTTAGAGGCAATGCTTGAATCTGGAGCTAGACAAGGTGAACTTGTTCAGGTGAAAAAGTTTTGA
- the LOC114185600 gene encoding DNA topoisomerase 6 subunit B, whose protein sequence is MDGISDESPTETKKTKSKTPRKSKETLLKQKSPAEFFAENKNIAGFDNPGKSLYTTVRELVENSLDSAESISELPVVEITIEEIGKSKFNSMIGLVDRERVDAALYDDYETEKAREKRLAKEARAQEMQAKNAALGKKVKETHAPKVGKGRGEASFYRVTCKDNGKGMPHDDIPNMFGRVLSGTKYGLKQTRGKFGLGAKMALIWSKMSTGLPIEISSSMRNQNYISFCRLDIDIHKNIPHVHLHEKRENKEHWRGAEIQVVIEGNWTTYRSKILHYMRQMAVITPYAQFLFKFVSDAPDKNVSVRFARRTDVMPPIPMETKHHPSSVDLLLIKRLITETSKQNLLQFLQHEFVNINKSYAERLIGEMGTDFSVKTPVKSLTSQQLVRIHQLLRQAKFDDPSGHCLSPAGEYNLRLGIIKELHPDMVATYSGSAQVFEGHPFIVEAGVSVGGKNVKQGLNIFRFANRIPLLFEQGADVVTRTAHKRINWSSYKINQIQDKIGVFVSIVSTKIPFKGTGKEYIGDDITDIASAVKYAIQQCCVQLKSKIVKKMQAREQQERKRNLSRYIPDASGAVYNVLKEMTQLHAAKKIRYGDDDVELLRKVSENLITKETLCEKLAKHVEQVDYEMALEYATQSGVSEEPRDSIYIQSLDGENKMIDLQTPFFVFRVFQ, encoded by the exons ATGGATGGAATTAGCGATGAAAGCCCAACTGAAACTAAGAAAACCAAGTCAAAGACCCCTCGAAAATCGAAGGAAACTCTTCTGAAGCAGA AATCTCCTGCTGAGTTCTTCGCGGAGAACAAGAACATTGCAGGATTTGATAAC CCTGGAAAATCTCTTTACACTACTGTTAGAGAGCTTGTGGAAAACTCACTTGACTCGGCGGAATCCATATCGGAGCTTCCCGTGGTCGAAATTACTAT AGAGGAGATAGGAAAAAGCAAATTTAATTCCATGATTGGTCTTGTTGATCGTGAACGTGTTGATGCTGCTTTGTATGACGATTATGAAACTGAGAAGGCTCGTGAG AAACGACTAGCAAAAGAGGCTAGAGCTCAAGAAATGCAGGCAAAGAATGCGGCCCTGGGAAAGAAAGTGAAAGAAACTCACGCTCCAAAGGTTGGCAAAGGTCGAGGTGAGGCTTCGTTTTACAGAGTTACATGCAAG GATAATGGAAAGGGAATGCCACATGATGACATCCCAAATATGTTTGGTCGGG TTCTATCTGGGACAAAATATGGCTTGAAACAGACACGGGGAAAGTTTGGTCTTGGTGCAAAGATG GCATTAATATGGTCGAAAATGAGTACAGGGCTTCCTATTGAGATCTCTTCTTCAATGAGGaaccaaaattatatttcattttgcAGGCTGGATATTGACATTCATAA GAATATACCCCATGTTCATTTACATGAAAAACGGGAGAATAAGGAACACTGGCGAGGAGCTGAAATTCAAGTTGTCATAGAAGGGAACTGGACAACTTACCGT TCAAAAATATTGCATTACATGAGACAAATGGCTGTCATCACTCCTTATGCAcaatttctatttaaatttgtgtCAGATGCCCCTGA CAAGAATGTCTCTGTAAGATTTGCTCGCAGAACAGATGTAATGCCACCCATTCCTATGGAGACAAAGCATCATCCATCTTCTGTTGATTTACTGCTAATTAAACGACTTATTACTGAAACATCAAAGCAGAATCTTTTACAGTTTCTTCAGCATGAATttgtaaatatcaataaatcTTATGCTGAAAGATTAATAG GAGAAATGGGTACAGACTTCAGCGTAAAAACGCCTGTGAAGTCTCTAACTTCACAGCAATTAGTACGCATTCATCAGTTGCTTCGGCAAGCCAAGTTTGATGATCCTAGTGGTCAT TGTCTTAGCCCTGCTGGTGAATACAATCTTCGATTAGGAATTATAAAAGAGCTGCACCCGGACATGGTTGCTACTTATTCAGGCAG TGCTCAAGTTTTTGAAGGTCACCCATTCATTGTGGAAGCTGGAGTCAGTGTAGGAGGAAAAAATGTCAAGCAA GGTCTGAATATATTTCGATTTGCCAATAGAATTCCTCTACTTTTTGAGCAAGGTGCCGATGTTGTTACCAGGACCGCGCATAAAAGGATTAA CTGGAGTAGTTACAAAATCAATCAGATACAAGATAAGATTGGTGTCTTTGTAAGCATTGTGAGCACAAAAATTCCTTTCAAAGGAACTGGGAAAGAATACATTGGAGATGACATAACTGATATTGCTTCTGCTGTCAAG TATGCTATTCAGCAATGCTGTGTCCAATTAAAATCCAAGATTGTGAAAAAGATGCAGGCCCGTGAGCAGCAGGAGAGGAAACGAAATCTCAGCAG GTATATCCCCGATGCTTCTGGTGCAGTATACAACGTTTTGAAAGAAATGACACAGTTACATGCGGCAAAGAAGATTCGTTATGGGGATGATGATGTAGAACTACTGAGAAAAGTCTCAGAGAATTTGATTACTAAGGAAACATTGTGTGAAAAGCTTGCTAAACATGTTGAACAG GTGGACTATGAAATGGCATTGGAGTATGCCACGCAGAGTGGGGTGAGCGAGGAACCCAGAGATTCAATATACATACAATCATTGGATGGTGAAAATAAGATGATCGACCTACAGActccattttttgttttcagaGTCTTTCAGTAG